From Bosea sp. NBC_00550, the proteins below share one genomic window:
- the mdoH gene encoding glucans biosynthesis glucosyltransferase MdoH, whose translation MNQRPAPTTFQRAAQEVDVTGLTPAGLQDEAVLRRRRRLVLTLNLLTLAALLAGFAHVLAAGGWTVADVAIFVAFLFGAPWTVLGFWNAAIGLWLLHARKDGLAEVAPFAAAGEQATPLALRTAVLMTLRNEDPARAFRRLKVVKDSLDATGEGVWFDYFVLSDTNDPAVAGAEAALAEAWSREIGEPARLTYRRRADNAGFKAGNLRDFCERWGERYELMLPLDADSVMAGETILGMARMMQAYPKLGILQSLVVGMPSHSAFARIFQFGMRQGMRPYTMGSAWWGGDCGPFWGHNALVRIAPFRDSCHLPVLPGGPPLGGAVMSHDQVEATLMRRAGYEVRVLPVEGGSWEENPPTMLDFAKRDLRWCLGNLQYLKLLDLPDLKPMSRFQLVWAILMFLGLPAWTLMIALLPLKVLEDRVVADYPVALAVGLYVLFLAMYLSPKLAGFADILLTRGGVGRYGGAARFLASAVIEVLFAFLQGAVSSFRTTLFMIGLAFGKVRIGWNGQARDAYALSLTTAFAGLWPHLLFGAYLFVALGALSPAVLLWSLPLTAGYVLAIPFAMLTAWPSAGAWLARQGLCGIPEDFDMPPVLATIRDGERA comes from the coding sequence ATGAACCAGCGTCCCGCTCCGACCACGTTCCAGCGGGCGGCGCAAGAGGTAGACGTAACTGGCCTGACGCCGGCCGGGTTGCAGGACGAGGCCGTTCTCCGCAGGCGGCGCCGTCTCGTTCTTACCTTGAATCTCCTTACATTGGCCGCTCTGCTGGCCGGGTTCGCCCATGTGCTCGCTGCCGGTGGCTGGACCGTGGCGGATGTGGCGATCTTCGTGGCCTTCCTGTTCGGTGCGCCCTGGACCGTGCTCGGCTTCTGGAATGCCGCGATCGGGCTCTGGCTGCTGCATGCCCGCAAGGACGGGCTCGCCGAGGTCGCTCCCTTCGCCGCGGCCGGCGAGCAGGCGACGCCGCTCGCGCTGCGCACCGCCGTGCTGATGACGCTCCGCAACGAGGATCCGGCCCGCGCCTTCCGCCGGCTCAAGGTTGTCAAGGACAGCCTCGACGCTACTGGCGAGGGGGTCTGGTTCGACTATTTCGTCTTGTCCGACACCAACGACCCGGCGGTGGCTGGCGCCGAGGCGGCGCTGGCCGAGGCCTGGTCCCGCGAGATCGGCGAGCCGGCGCGCCTGACCTATCGCCGCCGCGCCGACAATGCCGGCTTCAAGGCCGGCAATCTCCGCGATTTCTGCGAGCGCTGGGGCGAGCGCTACGAGCTGATGTTGCCGCTCGACGCCGACAGCGTCATGGCGGGCGAGACGATCCTCGGCATGGCCCGGATGATGCAGGCGTATCCGAAGCTCGGAATCCTGCAAAGTCTGGTCGTCGGCATGCCCAGCCACTCCGCCTTCGCGCGCATCTTCCAGTTCGGCATGCGCCAGGGCATGCGGCCCTATACGATGGGCTCCGCCTGGTGGGGCGGAGATTGCGGGCCGTTCTGGGGGCACAACGCGCTCGTGCGGATCGCGCCGTTCCGCGATAGCTGCCATCTGCCGGTTCTGCCGGGCGGGCCGCCCCTCGGTGGCGCCGTGATGAGCCATGACCAGGTCGAGGCGACGCTGATGCGCCGGGCCGGCTATGAGGTGCGCGTGCTGCCGGTCGAGGGGGGAAGCTGGGAGGAAAACCCGCCGACCATGCTCGATTTCGCCAAGCGCGACCTGCGCTGGTGCCTCGGCAACCTGCAATATCTCAAGCTGCTCGACCTGCCCGATCTCAAGCCGATGAGCCGCTTCCAGCTGGTCTGGGCGATCCTGATGTTCCTCGGCCTGCCGGCCTGGACGCTGATGATCGCGCTGCTGCCGCTCAAGGTGCTGGAGGACCGGGTCGTCGCGGATTACCCGGTAGCGTTGGCGGTCGGTCTCTATGTCCTGTTCCTGGCGATGTATCTCTCGCCCAAGCTCGCCGGCTTCGCCGATATCCTGCTGACCAGGGGAGGCGTAGGCCGCTATGGCGGCGCGGCGCGCTTCCTCGCCTCGGCGGTGATCGAGGTCCTGTTCGCCTTCCTGCAGGGCGCCGTCTCGAGCTTCCGCACGACGCTGTTCATGATCGGTCTCGCCTTCGGCAAGGTGCGGATCGGCTGGAACGGGCAAGCGCGCGACGCCTATGCGCTGTCCCTCACCACCGCCTTCGCGGGCTTGTGGCCGCATCTGCTGTTCGGGGCCTATCTGTTCGTCGCGCTCGGCGCCTTGTCGCCGGCAGTGCTGCTGTGGTCGCTGCCCTTGACGGCCGGCTACGTGCTGGCCATTCCTTTCGCGATGCTGACGGCGTGGCCCAGCGCAGGCGCCTGGCTCGCACGACAAGGGCTCTGCGGCATTCCCGAGGATTTCGACATGCCACCGGTGCTGGCGACCATCCGTGACGGGGAGAGGGCATGA
- a CDS encoding zinc-dependent alcohol dehydrogenase: protein MLSVPGPDDCLVTTLWSGLSRGTERLVFEGRVPASEHERMRAPFQEGSFPFPVKYGYCAVGRVDAGPSDMLGRIVFCLHPHQDRFIVPRHSLIMVPDTVPARRAILAANVETALNAHWDAGSGPADRIVVVGGGVIGLLVAWLAARLPGTEVTLVDIEPGRAELAARLGFGFALPDATPRDADLVFHTSATASGLATAVAAAGTEARIIEMSWYGEGTVPAALGCAFHARRLQLVSSQVGMVAASHRARWDHARRARAAMALLADDRLDALITDEIAFRDAPQRVPELLAPGAAGLTAAICYEAQP from the coding sequence TTGCTGTCCGTCCCCGGCCCGGACGATTGCCTCGTCACCACCTTGTGGAGCGGGCTCAGCCGCGGCACCGAGCGGCTCGTCTTCGAGGGGCGCGTGCCCGCCTCCGAGCATGAGCGCATGCGTGCGCCGTTCCAGGAAGGCTCTTTCCCCTTCCCGGTCAAATACGGCTACTGCGCCGTCGGCCGCGTCGACGCCGGCCCGTCCGATATGCTCGGCCGCATCGTCTTCTGCCTGCACCCGCACCAGGACCGCTTCATCGTCCCGCGCCACAGCCTGATCATGGTGCCGGACACCGTTCCTGCACGGCGCGCCATCCTTGCGGCCAATGTGGAAACCGCCCTGAACGCTCATTGGGACGCCGGCTCGGGCCCGGCCGACCGGATCGTCGTGGTGGGCGGGGGCGTCATCGGCCTGCTCGTCGCCTGGCTCGCCGCGCGCCTGCCGGGCACCGAGGTGACATTGGTCGATATCGAGCCCGGTCGCGCCGAACTGGCTGCCCGGCTCGGCTTCGGCTTCGCCCTGCCCGACGCCACCCCGCGAGACGCCGATCTCGTCTTCCACACCAGCGCGACGGCCTCTGGCCTCGCCACGGCCGTCGCGGCCGCCGGCACCGAGGCGCGGATCATCGAAATGAGCTGGTATGGCGAGGGAACCGTGCCGGCCGCCTTAGGCTGCGCCTTCCACGCGCGCCGCCTCCAGCTCGTCTCCTCCCAGGTCGGCATGGTCGCCGCGTCGCACCGGGCGCGCTGGGACCATGCAAGACGCGCGCGGGCCGCCATGGCGCTTCTCGCCGATGACAGGCTCGACGCGCTGATCACCGACGAGATCGCGTTCCGGGATGCGCCGCAGCGCGTTCCGGAACTGCTGGCGCCCGGTGCCGCTGGCCTGACCGCCGCGATTTGCTATGAAGCGCAGCCTTGA
- a CDS encoding 6-pyruvoyl trahydropterin synthase family protein: MFSVEVRDRIMIGHSLPDPFFGPAQNMHGATFVVDVAFFRETLNRQNVVVDIGAALDVLGKTLKPLNYQNLDALPQFAGVLTTTEFLCKHIFDAMAAAAKSGALGADGTGLAKIRVTLHETDLARASYESALA, from the coding sequence ATGTTTTCCGTCGAAGTCCGCGACCGCATCATGATCGGCCACTCCCTGCCCGATCCCTTCTTTGGCCCTGCGCAGAACATGCATGGCGCGACCTTCGTGGTCGACGTCGCCTTCTTCCGTGAGACGCTGAACCGGCAGAACGTGGTCGTCGACATCGGCGCCGCGCTCGATGTCCTCGGCAAGACGCTGAAGCCGCTCAACTACCAGAACCTCGATGCCCTGCCGCAATTCGCCGGCGTGCTGACCACCACCGAATTCCTCTGCAAGCACATCTTCGATGCCATGGCCGCCGCGGCGAAGTCCGGCGCGCTCGGTGCCGATGGCACCGGCCTCGCCAAGATCCGTGTGACGCTGCACGAGACCGACCTCGCCCGCGCCAGCTACGAGAGCGCGCTGGCGTGA
- a CDS encoding glycosyltransferase family 4 protein — translation MSAIVFAIPGDIDLPTGGYGYDRRLLREWREMGIEARHLALPGSFPSPSQADLAATEELLAATAPNDILLIDGLAFGAFPEALAARFADRLVALVHHPLTLETGLSLEQVETLRASERAALRHARAVAVTSPATAGTLAADFGVPDHRIAIAIPGVDPAPRAVGSGGRGPLKLLAVGSLIPRKGYDILIEALAGIADRDWHLTIAGSPDYAPETANAIEARIGSAGLADRILLAGAADPERLGELYDKADLFVMPSLYEGYGMVLTEALARGLPIVCTLSGAGADALPDAAALKVPPRDPAALAKALAKLVDAPAERRQRADAAWAGARALPRWRDTARIVAGACLRDGSREVG, via the coding sequence GTGAGCGCCATCGTCTTCGCCATCCCCGGCGATATCGACCTGCCGACCGGCGGCTATGGATACGATCGCCGTCTGCTGCGGGAATGGCGCGAGATGGGCATAGAGGCCCGGCACCTGGCTTTGCCGGGCAGCTTCCCGTCCCCCAGCCAGGCCGATCTCGCCGCGACCGAAGAACTCCTCGCCGCGACCGCTCCGAACGACATCCTGCTGATCGATGGCTTGGCCTTCGGCGCCTTTCCCGAAGCGCTCGCCGCCCGCTTCGCCGATCGCCTCGTTGCCCTCGTCCACCATCCCCTCACCCTCGAAACCGGGCTGTCCCTCGAACAGGTCGAGACCTTGCGTGCAAGCGAGCGCGCCGCCCTGCGCCACGCCCGCGCCGTCGCGGTGACGAGCCCGGCGACAGCCGGCACTCTCGCAGCCGATTTCGGCGTGCCCGATCATCGCATCGCCATCGCCATACCCGGCGTAGACCCCGCGCCTCGGGCTGTCGGCAGCGGTGGCCGCGGGCCGCTGAAGTTGCTCGCTGTCGGCTCACTGATTCCCCGCAAGGGCTATGACATTCTGATCGAGGCATTGGCCGGGATCGCGGATCGCGACTGGCATCTCACCATAGCCGGCTCCCCGGATTACGCGCCCGAAACCGCCAACGCGATCGAGGCGCGCATCGGTTCGGCCGGACTGGCGGACCGCATCTTGCTTGCCGGAGCAGCCGACCCGGAACGTCTTGGTGAACTCTATGACAAGGCCGATCTTTTCGTCATGCCGTCCCTGTACGAAGGCTACGGCATGGTGCTGACGGAAGCGCTGGCGCGCGGCCTGCCGATCGTCTGCACGCTGAGCGGCGCCGGCGCCGACGCCTTGCCTGATGCCGCCGCCCTCAAAGTGCCGCCCCGCGACCCTGCGGCACTTGCCAAGGCCCTTGCCAAACTGGTTGATGCGCCGGCTGAGCGTCGGCAACGCGCCGACGCCGCATGGGCGGGTGCCCGCGCCTTGCCGCGCTGGCGCGACACCGCACGTATCGTCGCGGGGGCTTGCCTGCGCGACGGCAGCCGAGAGGTGGGGTAA
- a CDS encoding class I SAM-dependent methyltransferase, producing the protein MAGFSPEWLALRESADHAARNPQVLAAVGSYFSDRASLSILDLGCGGGSNLRGSYAALPARQHWTLVDHDPELLAHARERLTDWADEAREQGEELVLAKGSKTITVDTRKVDLNKDLEWVLGWQPDLVTAAALFDLTSRRWLERFVAALASQRLPLYTVLTYDGREDWKPRHPADSGIHIAFTDHQRGDKGFGPAAGPDACDVMAEAFRKSGFAVSRGDSSWLIDQSRADLGTALAEGIAEAVRETGRVDPATVDGWLSARREAQSVRIGHQDLWARPV; encoded by the coding sequence ATGGCTGGTTTCTCTCCGGAATGGCTCGCCTTGCGCGAGTCTGCCGATCACGCGGCGCGCAATCCGCAGGTGCTCGCCGCGGTCGGCAGCTATTTCTCGGACCGGGCTTCGCTCTCCATCCTCGATCTCGGCTGCGGCGGCGGCTCGAACCTGCGCGGCTCCTATGCCGCCCTGCCCGCTCGCCAGCACTGGACCCTCGTCGACCACGACCCCGAATTGCTGGCCCATGCCCGCGAGCGTCTCACGGATTGGGCGGACGAGGCGCGCGAGCAGGGCGAGGAGCTCGTCCTGGCCAAGGGCAGCAAGACCATCACAGTCGACACCCGCAAGGTCGACCTCAACAAGGATCTCGAATGGGTGCTGGGCTGGCAGCCCGACCTCGTCACGGCCGCAGCCCTTTTCGACCTGACGTCGCGGCGCTGGCTCGAGCGTTTCGTCGCGGCCCTCGCGAGCCAGCGCCTGCCGCTCTACACCGTGCTCACCTATGATGGCCGCGAGGATTGGAAGCCCCGGCATCCGGCCGATAGCGGCATTCACATCGCCTTTACCGACCATCAGCGCGGCGACAAGGGCTTCGGCCCTGCCGCCGGCCCGGATGCCTGCGACGTCATGGCCGAGGCCTTCCGCAAATCCGGCTTCGCGGTTTCGAGGGGCGACAGCAGCTGGCTGATCGACCAGAGCCGGGCCGATCTGGGCACAGCGCTGGCGGAAGGGATCGCGGAAGCGGTGCGGGAGACCGGGCGGGTCGACCCCGCGACCGTCGATGGCTGGCTATCGGCACGCCGCGAAGCGCAGTCGGTCCGGATCGGCCATCAGGATCTCTGGGCGCGCCCCGTCTGA
- a CDS encoding cytochrome b, protein MQKEMPPGDRYSPIARTLHWITVVAVFGMTPVGLTMSYRGNVLDIWDGLTNGLYSAHKLTGFLLLWLTAGRLIYRVLHGAPPDEPTLEWWQRASSHLVHWLLYGLLLVVPLLGWIGVSLYPALDIFGLFNLPALAIPDEAAAQRVLGIHGKLALTLGALAIMHIAAALYHRLIRKDGVLRRMWPGLG, encoded by the coding sequence ATGCAGAAGGAGATGCCGCCTGGCGACCGCTACAGTCCGATCGCCCGTACGCTGCACTGGATCACGGTCGTTGCGGTCTTCGGGATGACCCCGGTGGGGCTGACGATGAGCTACCGGGGCAACGTGCTCGATATCTGGGACGGGCTGACCAATGGCCTCTATAGCGCTCACAAACTGACCGGTTTCCTGCTGCTGTGGCTGACGGCGGGCAGGCTGATCTACCGCGTGCTGCATGGCGCGCCGCCGGACGAGCCGACGCTGGAATGGTGGCAGAGGGCCAGCTCCCACCTCGTCCACTGGCTGCTCTACGGGCTGCTGCTCGTCGTGCCGTTGCTGGGCTGGATCGGCGTTTCCCTGTATCCGGCACTGGACATATTCGGTCTGTTCAACCTACCGGCCCTGGCCATACCGGACGAGGCGGCGGCGCAGCGGGTGCTCGGCATCCACGGCAAGCTTGCGCTGACGCTCGGCGCGCTTGCAATCATGCATATCGCGGCGGCGCTCTACCACCGGCTCATCCGCAAGGACGGGGTGCTCCGGCGGATGTGGCCGGGGCTTGGATAG
- the ribA gene encoding GTP cyclohydrolase II RibA, with protein sequence MPESRTLFGPSLETALVKVDRAIAEFRAGRPVLLRNGGRLALALSAELADGELVRGVNDLARGGGHLVLSAARLRRLGAKGRSESGIFALPTIDQARIETLALKLDGRMDAPIAPASGLDEAALELARLSLVLPAVIAVPVSAADIAGEPLVEVTLDAVNGYRAEQAASLKIVGRAPVPLEGAPETEFVVFRGGEGLRDQVAIIVGKPDLSTAVPVRLHSACLTGDLFGSLKCDCGDQLRETVQWMAENDGGILLYLDQEGRGNGISNKMRAYKLQSQGWDTYDADEVLGFDLDQRHFDFAATMLKHLGVSSVVALTNNPQKIGAIEAAGLEVAASQRVLGRPNAHNVRYLASKRDRAGHFIDMDALMARAAPTD encoded by the coding sequence ATGCCTGAGTCGCGTACGCTCTTTGGCCCCTCCCTCGAAACCGCTCTCGTGAAGGTCGACCGGGCCATCGCCGAGTTTCGCGCCGGTCGCCCCGTTCTGCTGCGTAACGGTGGCCGGCTGGCGCTCGCCCTGTCGGCGGAGCTGGCCGACGGAGAGCTGGTGCGCGGGGTCAACGATCTCGCGCGCGGCGGCGGTCACCTCGTCCTGAGCGCCGCGCGGCTGCGCCGCCTTGGCGCCAAGGGGCGCAGCGAGAGCGGCATCTTCGCATTGCCCACGATCGACCAGGCGCGCATCGAGACGTTGGCCCTCAAGCTCGATGGGCGCATGGACGCGCCGATCGCGCCGGCATCGGGCCTCGACGAGGCTGCGCTGGAACTCGCCCGCCTCTCGCTCGTCCTTCCGGCCGTCATCGCCGTACCCGTGAGTGCCGCCGACATCGCCGGCGAACCGCTGGTCGAGGTCACCCTCGACGCCGTGAACGGCTACCGTGCCGAGCAGGCGGCTTCTCTGAAGATCGTGGGCCGCGCCCCGGTGCCGCTGGAAGGCGCGCCGGAGACCGAATTCGTCGTCTTCCGTGGCGGCGAGGGCCTGCGCGACCAGGTTGCGATCATCGTCGGCAAGCCCGATCTCTCGACCGCCGTGCCGGTGCGCCTGCATTCCGCCTGCCTGACCGGCGATCTCTTCGGGTCGCTGAAATGCGACTGCGGCGACCAGCTGCGCGAAACCGTGCAGTGGATGGCGGAGAACGATGGCGGCATCCTGCTCTATCTCGACCAGGAAGGCCGCGGCAACGGCATCTCCAACAAGATGCGCGCCTACAAGCTGCAGAGCCAGGGCTGGGACACCTATGACGCCGACGAGGTGCTGGGCTTCGATCTCGACCAGCGCCATTTCGACTTCGCCGCGACCATGCTGAAGCACCTCGGCGTCTCCAGCGTCGTCGCGCTGACCAACAACCCGCAGAAGATCGGCGCGATCGAGGCGGCGGGCCTGGAGGTCGCCGCCAGCCAGCGCGTGCTCGGCCGCCCGAATGCCCACAATGTCCGCTATCTCGCCTCGAAGCGGGACCGCGCCGGCCATTTCATCGATATGGACGCGCTGATGGCGCGCGCCGCCCCGACGGATTGA